The proteins below come from a single Acidobacteriota bacterium genomic window:
- a CDS encoding dienelactone hydrolase family protein, translated as MERKTADEYPQELLDLFHEYQHGDMDRRSFLGSIGKFAVGGLTVAAIFESLTPNYAWAQTINPDDKDIKVGYEVVQSPAGNGTIKGYLAKPAKGKKFGTVLVIHENRGLNPYIEDVARRLAKAGYMAFAPDGLTSVGGYPGDDTKGAAAFRTVDGKKMTEDFVAAALWLTKRPDSNGKLGAVGFCFGGGIVNQLAVRLGKDLNAGSAYYGRQAGAADVPKIFAQLQLHYAGADTGINGGIAAYEAALKENKKKYEVFMYDGKQHGFHNDTTPRYDAESAKLSWERTLDLFKKNLK; from the coding sequence ATGGAACGCAAAACCGCAGACGAATATCCGCAGGAGTTATTGGATCTTTTTCACGAATATCAGCACGGCGATATGGACCGGCGATCGTTTCTCGGCAGCATCGGGAAGTTCGCCGTCGGCGGACTGACGGTCGCGGCGATTTTCGAAAGCCTGACGCCGAACTACGCATGGGCCCAGACCATCAATCCCGATGACAAGGACATAAAAGTCGGCTACGAGGTCGTGCAGTCGCCGGCTGGAAACGGCACCATCAAAGGCTATCTTGCAAAACCCGCAAAAGGGAAGAAATTCGGCACGGTGCTCGTCATTCACGAAAATCGCGGTTTGAATCCATATATTGAAGACGTCGCACGCCGTCTCGCAAAAGCTGGCTACATGGCTTTCGCTCCGGATGGTTTGACGTCGGTCGGCGGTTATCCGGGCGATGATACAAAAGGCGCGGCGGCTTTTCGTACCGTTGACGGTAAAAAGATGACTGAGGATTTTGTCGCGGCAGCTTTGTGGCTAACGAAAAGGCCGGACAGCAACGGCAAACTCGGAGCCGTCGGCTTCTGCTTCGGCGGCGGGATCGTTAATCAACTCGCCGTCCGTCTCGGGAAAGACCTGAATGCCGGTTCAGCATATTACGGTCGACAGGCAGGTGCTGCGGATGTTCCTAAGATCTTCGCTCAACTCCAGCTCCATTACGCCGGTGCCGATACGGGAATAAACGGAGGCATCGCGGCGTACGAAGCGGCTCTTAAAGAGAACAAGAAGAAGTACGAGGTTTTCATGTACGACGGCAAACAGCACGGTTTTCACAACGACACGACGCCACGCTACGACGCCGAATCCGCGAAGCTTTCATGGGAAAGAACGCTGGATCTGTTTAAGAAGAATCTGAAGTGA
- a CDS encoding GlsB/YeaQ/YmgE family stress response membrane protein, with amino-acid sequence MSLLIWLILGFLAGYLAKFILPGRDGGGFILTTVLGILGAVVGGFMGRYFLGYPMISSFDNIGDNLPSFASSIIGAIVVLAIFRLANGRSLTR; translated from the coding sequence ATTTCTTTACTTATTTGGTTGATCTTAGGCTTTTTAGCGGGTTATTTGGCTAAATTCATTTTGCCGGGCCGTGATGGAGGCGGTTTTATTTTGACAACGGTCCTGGGAATTCTCGGAGCGGTCGTCGGCGGGTTTATGGGCAGGTATTTCCTTGGTTATCCGATGATCAGTTCGTTTGATAACATCGGAGATAACCTTCCAAGCTTTGCTTCATCGATAATTGGAGCGATCGTCGTACTCGCGATCTTTCGTTTGGCGAACGGTCGGAGTTTGACGAGGTAG
- a CDS encoding nuclear transport factor 2 family protein, whose amino-acid sequence MKILLPFAFLAAVSVCGLGEKEQKTTSEPPPANVVAKPAQDRDAVKRQLVSLANEITTAAKDGDVNFLAKATTDDFVFTDVDGSVKTKNKALAEVKEERAIKTFEISNENLVSLDDSTGVLAYTLKVTAKNGRSARAATTDTYVKQDGKWLLKSEQQTLLK is encoded by the coding sequence ATGAAAATACTGCTTCCATTTGCGTTTCTGGCAGCCGTTTCGGTTTGCGGGCTTGGGGAAAAGGAACAGAAAACGACCAGCGAACCGCCGCCGGCAAATGTCGTCGCAAAACCTGCTCAGGATCGCGACGCGGTCAAACGTCAACTCGTCAGCCTCGCAAATGAGATCACCACGGCTGCCAAAGACGGCGACGTGAACTTCCTGGCGAAAGCGACGACCGACGATTTTGTATTTACTGACGTTGATGGCTCCGTCAAGACGAAAAACAAGGCGCTCGCTGAGGTAAAGGAAGAAAGGGCTATCAAAACCTTTGAGATCTCGAACGAAAACCTCGTCAGCCTCGACGATTCGACCGGCGTTCTGGCATATACGCTCAAGGTAACCGCAAAGAACGGCCGTTCGGCACGAGCCGCGACGACCGACACCTATGTTAAACAAGATGGGAAATGGCTCCTCAAGAGCGAGCAGCAGACTTTGTTGAAATGA
- a CDS encoding DUF4010 domain-containing protein → MDFLKEWVKPLVIISATFLIAWLLPEGPIDPWGIVSLRKAAYMVFALCFIQVFGSAMIRLIGGRKGSILTGFFGGLVSSTATTVSVARESSEDGDEFVGKELLMFLSATAGMLVEGIAFVLLSSDGNHYWLLFIFIGPLVTTAGIIILLVKKIPHRAIKIEDAEIKFLPILGLAALIIGVLAFSKFLQSIFGQSGLLLLTFLVSLFEIHGSVIANLQLRESGVFDYKFLGGLLATSVAASYISKLFLVNTIGSSAFKKRVTKYVMLILLSLLLSWMLFYLLA, encoded by the coding sequence ATGGATTTCCTAAAGGAGTGGGTAAAACCGCTTGTCATCATCTCGGCTACATTTTTGATCGCCTGGCTTTTGCCGGAAGGGCCGATCGATCCTTGGGGCATTGTTAGTCTGAGAAAAGCGGCGTACATGGTTTTTGCTCTGTGCTTTATTCAGGTATTCGGGTCGGCGATGATCCGGCTGATCGGCGGGCGGAAGGGATCTATCCTGACAGGATTCTTTGGCGGGTTGGTCTCCAGCACGGCAACCACGGTCTCGGTTGCCCGCGAAAGCAGCGAGGATGGCGATGAATTCGTCGGAAAAGAGCTGCTGATGTTTCTTTCGGCAACGGCAGGCATGCTCGTCGAAGGCATCGCATTTGTCCTGCTCAGTTCGGATGGGAACCATTACTGGCTCCTCTTTATCTTCATCGGGCCGCTTGTGACAACAGCGGGGATCATCATACTTCTGGTTAAAAAGATACCGCATCGAGCGATCAAGATCGAGGACGCTGAGATCAAGTTCTTACCGATACTTGGACTAGCCGCGCTGATCATAGGGGTCTTGGCGTTCTCAAAATTTCTTCAAAGTATCTTCGGTCAAAGCGGGTTGTTGTTACTAACGTTTCTCGTATCGCTATTTGAGATCCACGGTTCAGTTATCGCGAATCTTCAGCTGCGGGAATCGGGCGTGTTCGATTATAAATTTCTGGGTGGCCTTTTGGCGACGTCGGTGGCAGCATCGTATATTTCAAAACTCTTTCTGGTAAATACGATCGGAAGCTCGGCGTTTAAGAAGAGGGTGACCAAATATGTGATGCTAATTTTGCTGTCCCTTCTGCTTAGTTGGATGCTATTTTATCTGCTCGCCTGA
- a CDS encoding nuclear transport factor 2 family protein: MKSIFCAVILILGIFTFASAQYKKGSVEDKLIQLDKAWTFAELKGDKKGAGSMVAEDYSGTTQRGEVENKAQYLAQIAPNADFVRSDDYKVRIFGNTAIMTHRGTVEGVRNMQFRSTHIWMKRGGKWLVVAHHGGQILPPVE, translated from the coding sequence ATGAAATCGATTTTCTGTGCCGTCATTTTGATCCTAGGAATATTCACGTTTGCTTCCGCTCAGTACAAAAAGGGAAGCGTTGAGGACAAGTTGATCCAACTGGACAAAGCATGGACGTTTGCCGAGTTAAAAGGAGACAAAAAAGGGGCAGGCTCGATGGTCGCGGAGGATTATTCAGGCACAACCCAGCGTGGGGAAGTCGAAAATAAGGCTCAATACCTCGCCCAGATCGCTCCAAATGCCGATTTCGTTCGTTCTGATGATTACAAGGTGCGGATCTTCGGCAACACAGCGATAATGACTCACCGCGGAACTGTTGAAGGCGTGAGAAATATGCAATTCCGCAGCACCCATATCTGGATGAAACGCGGCGGCAAATGGCTCGTTGTAGCCCATCACGGCGGACAGATCCTTCCGCCAGTCGAGTGA
- a CDS encoding DUF2541 family protein, with the protein MKRAVLMAFAIFLFAAGATAVSAQNWENLGSKEVKDRSEQDTWHITAAKGQFKKIKFAVSRRQVRFYRCEVTYTNGEKDNIEIRNLIRAGGETRAIDLKGNDRYISKVDIWYEAATPGRGARSTVTLYGLK; encoded by the coding sequence ATGAAGCGAGCAGTATTGATGGCATTCGCCATTTTCTTATTTGCAGCAGGTGCGACGGCGGTTTCAGCACAGAATTGGGAGAATCTTGGTTCAAAAGAGGTCAAGGATCGAAGCGAACAAGATACCTGGCACATCACGGCCGCCAAGGGACAGTTCAAGAAGATCAAGTTCGCGGTCTCACGCAGACAGGTCAGATTTTACCGTTGTGAAGTGACTTACACTAACGGTGAAAAGGACAATATCGAGATCAGAAACCTCATCCGGGCTGGCGGCGAAACTCGTGCGATCGACCTCAAGGGTAACGACAGGTACATCAGCAAGGTCGATATTTGGTACGAGGCCGCTACACCGGGCCGCGGAGCACGCTCGACAGTAACACTGTATGGGCTGAAATAG